The region aATAAGCCGTATTGTTTTTTGGGGTTAAAATATGCTTGTGCATGTTATACCTTtgaaatttagtttagtttttattattattatttaaagaaTTTAAGCTCCTTTGTTTGCTAAaccaaactctttttttttttaagttttcttgaaaaataaaaaaataattaaggtaCTCGATTAAGTTTTAGTTCGCTTAAAATGGgtattattatcaatatataatAGGATATGTATTCGAATGCGCTGAAGTGTATTACCATCCTATTTATAAGTTGGAGAGGAGCTATGGATAGTCTTAAGCATTGTGTAGAAGAgcagatatgatcaaaatttataataataagatTGTTCAATAAAAAACAATTTTGGCCCTCCCAAACCCATAAAtagaggataatgtgcttcaacgcACTCGAATCAACATCCTCCTATATTGAGAACAATACATATGTCAATcgaattaaaattcaatcaacagaaaacaataaaaaagttGTTTTCATTGATTTCGTTAACAATGATGAAAATAAGAGTTTTTAACTTTAAATGAATTAGTTCGGTctaaaattcatataaatgtaaaaatgtttttttttggttaaaatgtaTAAGTTCTTGTACTCTctacaaatttgaaatttagcctctaaatttttatttcaaggaatttaatccttttacttttcaaatttcaatatttaggTTCAATTATTATagctattaaaattattttgttaaatttagattcattacatcgtcatttttttagttacaaagatgccaaatgagtttttttttctttaattttaaaatgtcacaccatTAAATTTAGCAAAAATAAATGGTAGCTGTTGGACTTAAAGTTTGAAAtccgaaaaatagagagaataaattcttaaaataaaagtatagtgattaaattttaaatttgtgaagagtGTAAGGACCTATGGAATAGTTAAACCGTATTTTAACATTGTTTCATATATTAAAGTTGATACATTAGTTTGAATccatataaatgtaaaaaaaaatattcctCGTGTTTCTATTATAGAAACACAATTACCTAACATGTTTTTatgattgaaaatatttttttattttcatttaaataataaaaagataagtttttttaatgaaaatgaaaaataaaagtataaattatTGTCAAAAACGAAATGGaactaaaatttatttagttttttttaattttaaaatggaaCAAGGTTAAAtttctttctaaaattttaatagtattaaaaattgtatctgaatttcaaaatttgagcAGTAAAAGTTAAACACTTTTACCTCTATCGATGCTTTAcccttattttataaaaaaattgaatttaaattttaaagatgacATTATTGGAacgaaataaatatatttattttatttaaaatttaaactaatattCACTGTTTTAGATAAATTTCTCGTTTTTGTTTGATTACAAATTAAGCTAACTTCTATGATTATTAAAATGGgtaattaaaagccaaaattcAGATTCTTTGATTATTAAAATGGATAACTGAAAGCAAAAATTCAGATTCTTGTAAATTAATTtcgttgtgttttttttttctcaagacagctttttctaaaaaatattaaattatggagatttttaaaatattaatattttaaaatttatcaatttaaaatgttaataagtataattgctttgtttgaataaatatttttttataaaaaataattatattaaaaataaataataacaaaatattcaatataaatatcactaaatttatatatattataaatatttttaataaaataaaatgtttttaaatttaaatattttattttataatagcaatatgtgtatgaaataaaataaaattataaagaattttaaaaaaataacttctacaactgaaattcaaaaaaaaaaaattgaactactAAATTaccttttataattctttataaattttgaaagtcttaaatattttcaACCAAATCACAACTTGTTtgttttaatactattttataataatttatttagttaaattaaaaaatttgttgaacaaaaaattgatagtttgattgatttgatcatcattttgattttgaaaagctaatttttgttattgaaattatttcctcaatatgaaattaaagccaaAAGTTTTAAGAACCAAGTCGAGAGTTAAATTGATTTTACcactaatttataattaaataaattattaaaaaatatttataaaaatcgaTTAACTAGTTTTTTAACCTAACTCAACAATTTATACAAATACATAAGGCAACCAATTTGATACCCAATCTAAGGCAACCAATTTGATGTCTTTTCCAACTTGATACCCGATCAAATCCAAACATCCATGTGAACCAatttgatcaagttcaaacatcCATTATGGAAACAAGAGTTTTGCAAGAATCAAACACGTTTTGGgcttttcaatttaattaaaatagatttttttttataaataaattccaCATGAGCATTAActtgtaaaaataaaatgttacaaTTTTTGTTTAGGGACTACCTATGATATGAACAACAATGATAAAAcccacaaatttttaaaaaaaatatcaccACACTATTTTCATTAAACATTTCTACTTATAACATGAGATTCATATAAAACATTACCAAAAACATGAAAAATGCGATTGATAGATTCATAGTTCATTATGTTCTACAACTCCAATATAGAATATACCGATATAAAACTATGAAAAAGGGCTCTCATAAAGAACAGttattaccaaataaccaaatgcCAATACCACCAAAAAAACACTTAAGGATAGATTTGCTAGAACATAATGTGCTAGTTTATAGCCTTCTCCCTCTTCTACCACCCTTTCTTCGGGTGCTATCAGTCGGAATGGGTGTAACATCCTCTGAAAAAACATATAGAATAACATCGTAAGGGTTGGACAGTAATATGCAAGGGTTTCAAccaaaaaaattggaaaaaaacgTCACTTTTTTTACCTCGATTTATTTGGTTAATTCAGTCAGTTTTAAATCTCAAAACCGAAATAACTGAAAAAACATACTTATTTATATcatcttaaaattatttaaaatatatttatattttctagtatataatagatatataaacatataagctGAACAGCTCAAAGGTCAATTAACCAAAAAAACCGACCGAACCCACCAAATAAACCAATTGCTCACCCCTAGTAATATGCAAAACAAAGATTGTTTCTCAGCATTTTAAAATAGTTTCAATTAGTTGTGGCCTTACCGATACGGCCAATTTTCATCCCGGAGCGAGCAAGAGCCCTGAGAGCTGACTGAGCACCCGGACCAGGGGTCTTGGTTTTGTTACCTCCTGTAGCACGTAATTTGATGTGGAGGGCCGTGATTCCAAGTTCCTGCTCAGTATAAAGGTTTGCAATTCGTCAACAATAATATAAATCCAGCGGTAATGTCGGATATTGTATGTCTTCTACTAACAAGTTAATGTATTGTAATGTAAAGTGAcgatttcatgtttttatttaatgataaaaatgAATGGAATGATATATGACCTTGCATCTCTGGGAAACATCTTGTGCTGCAAGCATCGCAGCATAAGGTGAAGATTCATCCCTGTCGGCTTTCACCTTCATACCACCTGGATTTATTCAAGAATTTCAAACTCAATCTAAAGAACAAATGTTCAACAATACAAATGTCAGGCTATCTTTAAGTACCTACAAACTTGTATCTAACACATTTATATATGGATATACTTATGTCAAACACATGCTCTATTCACATTCACACCCAAGTTAGAGTAACATAAGTCAAAAGttcaatttttgttattatttatagACATTTCAAACAAGCCCTTTCCACTAGAATATAAAAATGGGCAACTAAATGATATGTTAATGCAATCCCGATATCGTACCTGTAATACGAACCATAGTCTCTCTTCCAGACAAATCAGTCACATGCTATCATTGTCAAAATaccaaaggaaaaaaataaaaccaattaaaattcattgcttaaaaaaatcatatcaaaataGCAAGAAATATGTGTTACCAAGTAAAAGAATTCAAAGACCATGTAACTTACAATGAAAGTGTCATTAAAAGATGCAAAAATGTGGGCAACACCGAAAACATGCTCTCCGTCTCGTACAGCAGGCCCAAGGGTCGTAGTCTCTTCCTTTGGCTCCCTAACCTTTCTCCTTGACTACAAAATCACCAACATAATGAGTTTTATGTAAAGCATAAGAAGTAAATCCCCAAAGTTCATATAAAGAATCaaacaaaggaaaaagaataCCATTGCTAATGCTAACCATAGTATACATTTAGCTAGACTTGATACAGGAATGTTtcaaaatctaaattaaatttgattataatatGGAAAATACACGAGCACAAAGCGCATACACGAATTGACAAGTAAACATTCAGGCATTAgaccccaaaatctataaaattatagTATGCACCCAAGAATGATAAAATTCTGATTTAGTCCTAAAAACCATAAAGATATAAGAtaatacaatgataaatttgcattttaattctcataaaaatatataccCTAATCTCAACCCCAAAAAAAATTCCTGGCTTCGCCCTTGTTACTATACAAAATAAGACTAAGATTTACACACAATCTTAATTTTCTTCAGTGTTTAAGCTATTGATCTCTAAATCAAGTGTTTTGTTCGATTAAACTGAACATAATAAGCTTACAAACTGACATAAAAAAGACCTTCTTTCTCCCCGATCTCATCCTCGTTTTCTCGGCAACCAAACAGAACTTTTCCAAGTAAATTCAAATGCATCGAAATGAAAGTCTAAAAGTTCTTCAAATAGTTTCATGTATATATCAAggaaaatctaaaaataataatattgcattttagctctcataaaaatgataaaattgtaatttagccCAGGTTACTATACTAAATAAGACTAAGATTTACACATAATCTTAGATGTGAAATGAAAAATGCATTGCTCTAAGCATCTGTTAATGCTTTATTAGTTTACATTCCCTTTTAATTTTCTTCAGTGTTTAAGCTATTGATCTCGAAATCAAGTGTTCTGTTCGATTAAACTGATCGTAATAAGCgtaaaaacaaacataaaaaaattaacgcCATCCTTCTCCCCGATCTCACACTCGTTTTCTCGGCAGCCAAACAGAAATTGTCCAAGTAAATTAAAATGAATCGAGATGAATGTCTAAAGTATACTCAAATAGTTTcgtatatataaaagaaaatctaaaaatatagaaaaaaaatattattttaaataatctaAGTGTTTTGCTTACCATGGCTGACGATGCGATAAGCAGAGGCGTCGATGGGGAACGAGATTTCAAATGACGGAGAAGATGAACTAAACTTTAAGCTTTGGCTTTTATATATAAGTGGAAAGGGCTAGCTAGGGTTTTACGGGGGTAAGttacataatttcatattttggtccTTGGTTTCttgttatttcttttaaatgGTTTAcgtacttttctttcttttcaatttaatcttttaaccCTTGAACTATACCTTTATCGCACTTTggcattttaaattattttagcccaatttaagttaaattctgccattagtccctgtactttacaAAATTTGTGGACTTAGTCCATGTACTTTCATTTGATCACTTTTAGTCactgtacttttcaaaatttaaaattttagcctTGACCCAAATAGCGCCTGttaaattggtttggttaaattcaattactagtcctgTACTATGCGTATAGTTGTAGTTTTAATCTATATTCTCCAAATTGAATATTCTAAGTCCTTATACTTTCAGAATTTTGAAGTTTTAGTCTCGATGCAAATGAGAGACGTTAATACATTAACtagatttttagtgaataatatgtggaaataataaGCTGACATAACAttatacatatgataatatgtttagcGCATCAGATGTTGGAAACAATAGATATTTAtgtaatgaatttaacaattattgtttggtgagaagtagacctgtccatgggtcgggcggcctggcccggcccgactgtccgcccgaaatatgagagagttcgggtaaaaatataggcccgaaatatgggcttgggcaaaaaaatgaggcccgtttaaaaaatgggccgggctcaggctcaacttttttggcccgggtccGGCTCGGCTCGGCCCAGcacgaatataataaatattttttttatttttaaaatactttaaaaatatttttatttttatttttattttttaaaaatattttttgtgtttattaaaaatcgggccgggccggtctcgggcttattatttttttcccgggccgggcttgggaaaaatttcaggcccatatttcgagccCAGGCCTAAGAgtcgggccgaaatttttttcgaacccggcccatggacaggtctagtgaGAAGTAaagttttagattttaaaaagtTCATAGACTAAAATCAACCAAATAAAGTGCAATGATTAAAACTACAACTTTCACAAAATACAAAACAATATTTAACCCCAATTTAATAAGTAAAACTACATTTAATTATATGGTTGACTTCAATTTTTGGTAAAAAATTTGAACATCCAATTATAATATGACACGTGTCATACTATAAAATTCGTGTCATCAATGATATGGCATTCACATGTATCAGGGTTGATTaataacattgttaaaattaagaattaaattttcttgcattttttaatttaaaatattagtccAACCATTAACattgttattattttggtaaaagtaccataaagGCTTGTATACTAAAAATCAATTTGTATTATACCCCTAaattaaaaaatgagcaaattaattaTTGTACATTAGGTTAAATAGTAAATTGACCATTTTGTTAAAAGTTTCATatatttttgttgttaaaatatattttttatacatcaACATGAGCTGtaatggcatgtcaactataattgttttattattttgtcaACCATGCTAGTTTTGAAAAGTACAAtcggattaaattgtaaactaaaatgatcattttgctatttgatctaatgtataggaCTAATTAGCCgatattttttagttaaaatagcaaaatgcaatctaacttctAATACAATAACCTCCACAAACAGTTATTTCCTAATATTAGGAAATGatagaataatatatattaaaactactttatttttttaacccTAAAGGATTCTTATATTTGTTtttggcataataataaatttaagtcTCAACGTTTACATATTTGATCAAATTAGTCATTattcttttctttaaattaaaattgactCTCAATATTTCAAAACCAAtcaatttcctttttttaatgaaaatgctgaataaaacattaattatttaatgatattggCGTGATAATCTAGATGTACTTCATGCTAACATGCCGTTATTTACCTTATATGTTACGTAAACaaacaattttgaaatatttttgaataaaaaaataaaaaaataatataaatgttcatacaaaaataaaaaaattagtatgaaGTATACGTAGATtaccatgtttaaaattttaatattttagttaagaaAAGTAGTTCAATTATTTTCAAAAGGTTGATGGTcaaatttgactatttttgaaatgttcaatgccaaatttagctaaaaaaaagaataaaaacataattgaaaaaatatgtaaccattaagagttaaatttaccattatacttttgttttataattatatgaatcaATCACagatattgattttttttattttctaataaataagttagagtttagttttttttaattacaagcATATGTACTTtatctcaaaaataaaataaaataaaaagatatttaaagagtttagataaaaatattaaataaaaattataaatttgtatgacttatttaaaatataaattatgagttttaatattCAAGATCTGAATCgaatataatttaaaagtttataatACATTATTTCTCTATTAAGgtatttatctttaaaaaaattgataaatatataatttataattattaaataaaattaacatatttttattaaaaaatgaacaaTTTGTAAATAATGTTATCTTGGAACTTGAATAATAATGTATAGGTTTTATTATTGTATTACATGATTCCGAGTTGAACTCGACATTTTCATGAACacctttaattttaaattgattaactcaatttgatttagataattttaaaattaattagttatcaACAATTGATTAATTTGATTTGTATCCAGATTGTGAAGTTATTTAGACAGATAAAACTGGATAATTATGTTTTACCTctttcaaaacttaaaatttttttaagataaCACATGGTAAAATTACAGTTTGTCCCCTTCAGACGAAAAATTTTCGATTTAATCATTCTAAAAGTTACATAGATACACgtcaataaaataatgaaattacacatttgttattataaaaatatataacttcgCCCTCCAAAAAACGATTATCTAACTTCGTCCTAGTTTTCAAACTCCACAAGTGGGTTGAGAGTGTAATGCTGTCATATTTATCGAATACTGCCAAACTTGAGCTCGATTAAAGCTCATTTACCAATTTTATATTTGAGCTTGACTCGATAAATAAGCTTaagattaataataaatattaggggcaatattgtaatttaatatataaaaaataaaaagctcGATAAGATTTACAAATCGTTCGAATCAAGTATTACTGAACTCAAGTTCGACTAGCTTAAACTCTGCTCaataattaccaaatcaaaattaattttttaaatttaaactcaAACAAGATATGAGCAACAATGTCTCGTTTCCCCCTTCCTTGCTCAAAAAATCAATATATCCAACGAATTAACCAATTCTTTTTAAAACCCACTGATATTTAGTTGAAGTCAAtttcggttttttttttcaattattccgtggattttcttttataaattaattatatttgctcaattaatttttattttccagcAGGCAAAATTCCCAGTTTGGTTCAACTCGTCCCAAAACAAAGTTTCTTTTAAGACTAATCCCCAAAAATTTCGCATAAAACACCTCTTCGTTGCCGCCCCCGCCATCTAATTTAGCTTTGAAAtcagtgaaaaaaaaagaaggaaggtTCTCAATGGCGATTCTTTACGCAGTGGTGGCTCGAGGCACGGTGGTTCTAGCGGAGTTCAGTGCCGTAACGGGGAACACCGGTGCGGTGGCACGACGGATCCTCGAGAAACTCCCGCAAGAAGCCGATTCAAGACTCTGTTTATCGCAGGATCGATATATCTTTCATATACTTAGATCGGATGGCCTCACTTTCGTCTGTATGGCTAATGATACATTTGGAAGTACgttttcttcatattttttttttcttcctgaATTTTGGGCCTTTTTGTCCTTTGTTACGAGTTTAAATTTTTAGGTAAATGAAgcagtaaaaatatataatcgtTACTTGAAATGCGcgcttcattttaatttttagtacTTGTAACTGATTTTATTGTGTAATTGTCgatataattttcatttaatttagcattgatttttttaaaatactttagtgCTATGTTTAGGAACACGAATTTGGagatttggaattttatttaccTTGTAAAATTTGAGAAGATATGCATAAATTAGTTGAGATTCAGTATCCTTGTATCCTTGTTGGATAGGTTGTTTCCGCACTTTCTATGATCTAAAAGGTTAAACATGATTATGTgtgtatataaatttaataagagGTAAGGGGTCGGGATTGTATCCAACCCGGGACTGATGATCTCAAGTCCTTTGGCAGTCCACCTATGTCAGTCGACAATCATGCATAAATTAGTTCAAATTTGATATTTGCCTTGCACCTGTCCGGATGAGAATACAAGATCACCCTCTGGGAAGTACACTTGTTGGGAGGGTTTTAGCTGAAAACGTTATTGGCTTGCCCGgatttagtccctaagttcaATGCGACTTGGGATACCTTGGGATTACACTAAagggtaaaaaagaaaaagatagagaTGATTATAATTATGAGTCAGGATTAATTATTGTGTTTCAATGCAGGGAGAGTTCCATTTTCGTACTTGGAGGATATTCACATGAGGTTCATGAAAAATTATGGTAGAGTGGCTCGTTATGCACCGGCATACGCGATGAATGATGAGTTCTCACGGGTATTGCATCAACAAATGGAGTTTTTCTCCAGTAGTCCAAGTGCAGATACTCTCAATCGTGTTAGAGGTGAAGTGGGTGAGGCAAGTATCTTGCATTGGTTGGAATTTCATTTtctacattctttttttttttaccttggacctgtaaatgtgtttattggtTGCAAATTGACTTGCTTTTCATACTAAGTCAAGTATGCTCATATTTTTGACTATCCACTTCCTAAGCCATAGTCAGTGTAATGTCTTGTATATTCAAATCTAGTCCTTGTTGAGGGGGTCGGCTCTCTTTCGGGAGAAGTCTTTGAATTTGAAGTGTCGTCAACTGAGCAGCCGATCGGACTCTTAAACATTGGAGGTATTGTGCCCGGGATGTTAATGCTCGGTTTTTGCCCCGGGGTTTCTCTCCCAACTTCAAGAAGAACCCAACGGGTTCATGGAATTCAGGGGCTAAAACCGAGCATAGACGCTTTGGGCACAATACCTCCACTGTTTGAGGGTCCGATTGGCTGCTCGGCAGACAACACTTCAAATACTTCTCCTGAAAGAGAGTTGGACCTCCTCAACTGTCCTGAATGTGGCAGTTTTCCAACTTTGCAAACAACATACTAGTGTAATCACTAGTTTGGCTGAGAAAAAAACCCGTCAATTGCTCAATATCTACTCTGAAAATGTTTGTGCATGTTATTGTCTGTATTGACATCATTGAATGGAAGCATATCAAGTGATCAATGTCCCctgaatttgttatttttatttaattttcagaTACGTTCAATCATGGTGGAAAACATTGAGAAGATACTCGAGAGAGGTGACAGGATTGAGCTTCTTGTTGACAAAACTGCTACAATGCAGGATGGTGCATTTCACTTCAAGAAACAGTCTAAACGCCTTCGTCAAGCACTTTGGATGAAAAATGCCAAACTCTTGTAAGTACATCCAACTTTTTTTTAACTGATTATATTTACAGAAATATAGAGAAATAGCCAATTTACGAGTCCTCTTATCATCTATAATCTTGGAGCAAAAGCATGAATAGTGGCTTCCATTGTCAAGGGAACCACAATGGAGCaatgtttattttatatctagAGATTTTTTCTTGCCACTGACCTTGTTCAATTTGGTTTGATCAAAATGGTGAAATGTCAATCCTTCGATGCATCTAATATGCATACTGTGTACAAGGCTCGTTATAAAAGGAAAACCGGACAAACCGAGGAAAACATCACTTTTAGCTTTGATTATCATTGAAGGATGTTTTTTTTGAGTAGTCAGTTGAGTAGCCACTGGTTTTGACCAATTTTCGTGGACAATTGACACAGAAAACTTGTCTGATTGTACTTTTAGCTTGCATTTCTTATTATCCATGCACATGAATAGAAAATCATCCTAACATCGGTAAAAGTATCATTGAGGTCCTCTAcactaaaaaatgggcaaattagtccctttatgttaaatcaaagagcaaattgatccttctgttaaaaattccattAATTTCTACTATTTAAAACTGATCCCTATACAACAGCATGAGGTACACATGACACATCACGTGTCACTGCTCGGTTATTTTGTCAGCCGCGCCAGTTTTTAATTGCACAAATGGATGAAAACTTTAACAAAAAtaaccaatttactctttgatctaacattcAAGGATTACTTTGCCCAGTTTTTAAGTAGaagggacaaaatgcaatctgactcctagtataGGGGTGTCCATGGTATCTTTACTTCCTAACATCTAATTAATTACACGAACTGTAAACTGCTCACATCTTTGGTGCATGTTGAATACCACATAAGGGAACTTATACATATACTTTTACAACAAGCAGGGCCATGCTAACATGCTTGATCGTGCTGATACTCTACCTAATAATTGCTGCTTGCTGTGGTGGCATCACTCTACCATCATGCAGATCCTGAGTGACGCACTCACTCGTTTAAATTCCTCTACTAAGGATTATTTTATGCAAGTTTGTTCCAATAGTTCATCTGTTTCGAGTTCGGTTTTGAGGAATGTTTGTAAACATAGTGTTTATTACGATACTGCTCTAGAATCCCAGCAAAATATCTATATAGGTCACAACACTTCCTGCACCTCACCA is a window of Gossypium hirsutum isolate 1008001.06 chromosome D08, Gossypium_hirsutum_v2.1, whole genome shotgun sequence DNA encoding:
- the LOC107932522 gene encoding vesicle-associated membrane protein 714, producing the protein MAILYAVVARGTVVLAEFSAVTGNTGAVARRILEKLPQEADSRLCLSQDRYIFHILRSDGLTFVCMANDTFGRRVPFSYLEDIHMRFMKNYGRVARYAPAYAMNDEFSRVLHQQMEFFSSSPSADTLNRVRGEVGEIRSIMVENIEKILERGDRIELLVDKTATMQDGAFHFKKQSKRLRQALWMKNAKLLAMLTCLIVLILYLIIAACCGGITLPSCRS
- the LOC107932416 gene encoding 40S ribosomal protein S14-2 — its product is MSRRKVREPKEETTTLGPAVRDGEHVFGVAHIFASFNDTFIHVTDLSGRETMVRITGGMKVKADRDESSPYAAMLAAQDVSQRCKELGITALHIKLRATGGNKTKTPGPGAQSALRALARSGMKIGRIEDVTPIPTDSTRRKGGRRGRRL